The window CCCAAGAATTACGGGCGGCTGAAGATCCTGAGTTTGAAACGTTCTATACCAAGAACATTCTGTTAAATGAAGGTCTGCGGGCTTGGATGGCTCCTGCGGATCAACCCCACGAAAACTTTATTTTCCCGGAGGAGGTATTACCGCGTGGTAACGCTCTCTAATACTTCTTATGTCAGCGGCCGTGACCAAGATTCCACAGGATTTGCTTGGTGGGCGGGTAACGCTCGTCTGATTAATTTGTCTGGTAAGTTGCTGGGCGCTCACGTTGCTCACGCTGGTTTGATCGTATTCTGGGCTGGGGCAATGACCCTGTTTGAAGTGGCTCACTTCATTCCTGAAAAGCCCATGTATGAACAAGGCGCGATCCTGATCCCCCACATGGCAACCCTCGGATGGGGTGTTGGCCCTGGTGGTGAAGTGATTGATGTCTTCCCCTATTTTGTGATTGGGGTTCTGCACTTAATTTCCTCTGCGGTTCTGGGTTTAGGCGGGATTTATCATGCCGTTCGTGGCCCTGAAGTTTTAGAAGAATATTCTTCTTTCTTTGGCTATGACTGGAAAGACAAAAACCAAATGACCAATATTATCGGGTATCACCTGATTTTGTTAGGTCTGGGTGCTTTCCTGTTGGTGTTCAAAGCCATGTTCTTTGGTGGTGTTTATGACACTTGGGCGCCCGGTGGTGGTGATGTTCGCATCATTACCAATCCTACCCTCAACCCAGGGGCGATCTTTGGCTATCTGACCAAAGCTCCCTTCGGTGGAGAAGGCTGGATCATCGGTGTTGACAACATGGAAGACATCATCGGTGGTCATATTTGGATTGGTCTGATCTGCATTTCGGGCGGCATCTGGCACATCCTCACCAAACCGTTTGGCTGGGCGCGTCGCGCTTTCATCTGGTCTGGAGAAGCTTATCTGTCCTACAGCTTAGGCGCTCTGTCCCTGATGGGCTTTATCGCCGCTTCTTATGTTTGGTTCAATAACACCGCTTATCCTAGCGAATTCTACGGCCCCACAAACGCTGAATCTTCTCAAGCTCAGTCCTTTGTGTTCTTAGTCCGTGACCAAAAACTCGGTGCCAATATCGGTTCCGCTCAAGGCCCGACAGGTCTGGGTAAATACCTGATGCGTTCTCCGACCGGTGAAATCATCTTCGGTGGTGAAACCATGCGCTTCTGGGATTTCCGTGGCCCTTGGTTAGAGCCTCTGCGTGGCCCCAACGGTCTTGACCTGAATAAGCTGAGAAACGATATCCAACCTTGGCAAATTCGCCGTGCTTCTGAGTACATGACTCACGCTCCTAACGGTTCTATTAACTCTGTGGGTGGGATCATTACTGAAGCTCAAGGGTTTAACTATGTTAACCCCCGTGCTTGGTTGGCTGGTTTCCACTTCATTATGGGCTTCTTCTTCTTAGTTGGTCACTTATGGCACGCAGGTCGCGCTCGTGCTGCGGTGGCTGGCTTTGAGAAAGGTATTGACCGGA of the Planktothrix sp. FACHB-1365 genome contains:
- the psbC gene encoding photosystem II reaction center protein CP43 — its product is MVTLSNTSYVSGRDQDSTGFAWWAGNARLINLSGKLLGAHVAHAGLIVFWAGAMTLFEVAHFIPEKPMYEQGAILIPHMATLGWGVGPGGEVIDVFPYFVIGVLHLISSAVLGLGGIYHAVRGPEVLEEYSSFFGYDWKDKNQMTNIIGYHLILLGLGAFLLVFKAMFFGGVYDTWAPGGGDVRIITNPTLNPGAIFGYLTKAPFGGEGWIIGVDNMEDIIGGHIWIGLICISGGIWHILTKPFGWARRAFIWSGEAYLSYSLGALSLMGFIAASYVWFNNTAYPSEFYGPTNAESSQAQSFVFLVRDQKLGANIGSAQGPTGLGKYLMRSPTGEIIFGGETMRFWDFRGPWLEPLRGPNGLDLNKLRNDIQPWQIRRASEYMTHAPNGSINSVGGIITEAQGFNYVNPRAWLAGFHFIMGFFFLVGHLWHAGRARAAVAGFEKGIDRKSEAVLSMPTLD